Proteins from one Sarcophilus harrisii chromosome 2, mSarHar1.11, whole genome shotgun sequence genomic window:
- the LOC100932487 gene encoding N-formyl peptide receptor 2-like translates to MTSEKDMAWNGSRHDLLVSWSLEVQTYTALPMENVTILPRESSLAPLDTDVDSVHPVWAALDILCVIIFGITFIMGTVGNALVIWVAGFCMPCTVNTVWFVNIAVADFAFCLSLPLNMTFVILHRNWPFGRVLCKLHGAMNNLNFFASVFLVSLYSVDRCVTVHCPLWARKHRRPHLAVLEALGAWIMALAFCGSSLVIKDTITYQGITYCYNNYDIWNETHRNHSLWQQIAIPRYHALIIIRSVCGFVGPAVVIGVCYGLISAKLWKKKLTSSSRPYRVLMAVVVAFFLCWLPFHMLQWAEFISSLKDYKALYNTVQRLGSIATSLAFLNSCLNPVLYVFIGHDFHEQLLHSLPAALERAFSEEPRTKNKDKGHKTIRYQQTLSPLAAKFSKL, encoded by the exons ATGACCTCAGAAAAAGACATGGCATGGAATGGAAGTAGACACGATTTACTTGTCTCCTGGAGCCTGGAGGTCCAAACATATACG GCCCTTCCAATGGAGAACGTGACAATATTGCCTCGGGAGAGCTCCTTAGCACCTCTGGACACAGATGTTGACTCTGTTCATCCTGTCTGGGCTGCTCTTGATATCCTGTGCGTGATCATCTTTGGAATAACATTCATCATGGGCACGGTTGGCAATGCACTTGTCATCTGGGTGGCTGGTTTTTGTATGCCTTGTACTGTCAATACTGTGTGGTTTGTGAACATTGCTGTGGCTGACTTTgctttctgcctctctctaccCCTCAACATGACCTTTGTGATTCTGCATAGAAACTGGCCATTTGGTCGGGTTCTCTGCAAACTCCATGGTGCTATGAATAATCTCAACTTCTTTGCCAGTGTCTTCCTAGTGTCCCTCTATTCGGTGGACCGCTGTGTCACTGTACATTGTCCCCTTTGGGCCAGAAAACACCGAAGGCCACATCTGGCAGTCCTGGAGGCTTTGGGAGCCTGGATCATGGCCCTTGCCTTCTGTGGTTCCTCATTAGTGATCAAGGACACAATCACATACCAAGGTATCACCTACTGCTATAATAATTATGATATCTGGAATGAAACTCATAGGAACCACAGCCTGTGGCAACAGATCGCCATCCCTCGGTATCATGCTCTTATCATCATCCGTTCAGTATGTGGCTTTGTGGGGCCAGCAGTTGTAATTGGAGTCTGTTATGGCCTGATAAGTGCCAAGCTTTGGAAGAAGAAGCTTACATCGTCTAGCCGGCCCTATCGGGTCCTCATGGCTGTGGTTGTTGCTTTCTTCCTCTGCTGGCTACCTTTCCATATGCTACAGTGGGCAGAATTCATTTCCTCTTTGAAGGACTATAAGGCCCTCTACAACACTGTCCAACGGTTGGGCTCAATAGCCACCTCTTTGGCCTTCTTGAATAGCTGCCTCAATCCAGTGCTTTATGTTTTCATTGGACATGATTTTCATGAGCAGTTGCTCCACTCTCTGCCAGCTGCCCTGGAACGAGCCTTTTCTGAGGAGCCACGGACAAAGAACAAGGACAAAGGTCACAAGACAATAAGATATCAACAAACACTGTCTCCACTTGCAGCTAAATTTTCAAAGTTATAG